In one window of Candidatus Scalindua sp. DNA:
- the cimA gene encoding citramalate synthase has translation METREKITIYDTTLRDGSQMEGISFSLHDKLNIALRLDDFGVDYIEGGYPLSNPKDASFFKEIGKLTLKNAKIAAFGSTKRLNKKASEDPGLNALLLSGAPTITIVAKSWDFHVTDVLKVSLDGNLKMVSDSVEYLKAEGKEVIVDAEHFFDGHKHNAAYALKVLKVAQESGADTIVLCDTNGGCLPYEVIEITKIVFNKIKIPLGIHTHNDCDLAVANALSAVGIGIRHVQGTINGFGERCGNADLCSLIPNFVLKGKFSCLGDSGLKKLTEISRYVYEVANFVPRTNQPFVGSSAFAHKGGLHVNAIQKNKNTYEHISPETVGNERRILISELSGSSNILAKVEKYNIDHDPKLMKKILKKVQDLENEGYHFESAEGSFDLLVKKILGKYKGFFELEDFRVIVEKGRDGKSITRATVKIKVDGMEELTVSDGDGPVNALDGALRKALGKFFPAIHEIKLMDYKVRVISQKDATAAKVKVVIETHDDKDIWGTIGVSENVIEASWQALVDSFEYKLLKDEG, from the coding sequence ATGGAAACTCGCGAAAAAATAACGATATATGATACGACTTTGCGTGATGGAAGCCAGATGGAGGGCATCTCTTTCTCTTTGCATGACAAGCTGAATATTGCTCTGAGACTTGATGATTTCGGTGTTGATTACATTGAGGGGGGGTATCCCTTATCAAACCCCAAAGATGCGAGTTTTTTCAAAGAGATAGGGAAGCTGACCCTGAAAAATGCCAAGATAGCCGCTTTTGGCAGCACTAAGCGATTGAACAAGAAGGCATCTGAGGACCCCGGGCTCAACGCACTGCTTTTATCGGGAGCTCCCACAATAACAATTGTTGCGAAAAGTTGGGATTTTCACGTTACGGATGTTCTCAAAGTGTCATTGGATGGCAATTTAAAGATGGTTTCTGATTCTGTAGAGTATTTGAAAGCTGAGGGGAAAGAGGTAATTGTCGATGCTGAACATTTTTTTGACGGCCATAAACATAATGCTGCATATGCCCTGAAAGTCTTGAAAGTTGCGCAGGAATCAGGTGCGGATACGATAGTGCTTTGTGATACAAACGGGGGGTGCCTTCCATACGAAGTAATCGAAATAACCAAAATTGTTTTTAATAAAATCAAAATCCCTTTAGGCATCCACACGCACAACGATTGCGATCTTGCCGTGGCGAACGCATTATCAGCCGTCGGCATTGGAATCCGGCATGTCCAGGGCACCATAAATGGATTTGGTGAACGGTGTGGTAATGCAGATCTCTGCTCTTTAATCCCTAATTTTGTTTTAAAGGGAAAGTTTTCCTGCCTTGGAGATTCAGGACTTAAAAAGCTGACAGAGATATCACGGTATGTGTATGAGGTCGCAAATTTTGTCCCAAGGACAAATCAGCCTTTTGTGGGGTCAAGTGCCTTTGCTCATAAAGGAGGATTGCATGTAAATGCGATACAAAAAAATAAGAATACGTATGAACACATCTCTCCGGAAACTGTTGGAAATGAGAGAAGGATTTTGATATCAGAGCTCTCCGGGAGCTCTAATATCCTGGCAAAGGTTGAAAAGTATAACATTGACCATGATCCGAAATTAATGAAAAAAATTCTCAAGAAAGTTCAAGACCTTGAAAATGAAGGTTACCATTTTGAATCGGCTGAGGGTTCATTTGACCTTCTGGTTAAAAAGATATTAGGAAAGTATAAGGGGTTTTTTGAACTTGAAGACTTCAGGGTAATTGTAGAAAAAGGAAGAGACGGAAAATCAATTACACGGGCAACGGTTAAGATAAAGGTTGATGGTATGGAAGAGCTCACCGTTAGTGATGGAGATGGTCCGGTGAATGCACTGGACGGCGCTCTCAGGAAGGCCCTTGGAAAATTCTTTCCTGCTATCCATGAAATAAAGCTTATGGACTATAAAGTGCGTGTCATCAGTCAAAAGGATGCAAC